The Sphingobacterium bambusae genome includes a window with the following:
- a CDS encoding alpha/beta hydrolase, with the protein MKNILLFVVSFLVFGHSRAAQVDTVAVFSVGMNKTIKTVVVLPEKQQARSVLYLLHGYSGNYSNWVNNAPQLKELVDRYGYAVVCPDGGFDSWYWDTKDQNYKYETFMIKELIPFIESKYKINADRAHRGITGLSMGGHGALYLAFRHQDLFASAGSTAGGVDIRPFPNNWNMKQRLGSYDANKSAWDEHTVMELTHLVQPGMLQLFIDCGTEDFFFGVNNKLHEKLDYLNISHHYLAMPGRHDWNYWSRSIDYQMAFFNQCFLTQSKTK; encoded by the coding sequence ATGAAGAATATCCTTTTATTCGTTGTCAGTTTTCTAGTTTTTGGACATAGCAGGGCTGCACAGGTAGATACCGTAGCGGTGTTCAGCGTCGGTATGAATAAAACCATTAAAACGGTTGTTGTGTTACCTGAAAAGCAACAGGCTCGTTCTGTATTGTATTTGTTGCACGGCTATTCCGGCAACTATTCCAATTGGGTGAATAATGCTCCGCAGCTGAAGGAATTGGTTGATCGTTATGGCTACGCCGTGGTTTGTCCAGATGGCGGATTTGATAGCTGGTACTGGGATACAAAAGATCAAAATTATAAATACGAGACCTTCATGATTAAGGAATTGATTCCTTTTATAGAAAGCAAATACAAGATCAATGCTGATCGTGCGCACCGTGGAATAACAGGATTGAGCATGGGCGGGCATGGTGCTTTATATCTTGCATTTCGTCATCAAGATCTTTTTGCTTCTGCAGGAAGCACGGCGGGAGGGGTAGATATCCGACCGTTTCCGAACAATTGGAATATGAAACAACGATTGGGATCCTATGATGCCAACAAAAGCGCTTGGGATGAGCATACCGTAATGGAGCTCACGCATTTGGTGCAGCCGGGCATGTTACAGCTGTTCATCGATTGTGGTACGGAAGACTTTTTCTTCGGCGTCAATAACAAATTGCATGAGAAACTGGATTATTTAAACATTTCTCATCATTATCTCGCCATGCCCGGTAGGCACGACTGGAATTATTGGTCGCGGTCCATCGACTATCAAATGGCTTTTTTTAATCAATGCTTTCTTACGCAATCTAAAACAAAGTAA
- a CDS encoding TonB-dependent receptor: MIRFIVVAACLLCSMQAFAQDVVLSGVLRDANTGETLIGAVVSTENNVHATSTNAYGFFSLSLPSGIHKIQLSYVGYETKVEELNLQSSRRLNAELKPLDNLLDEVVVSAKKKDGNVRDAQMGAFNMTMEEIKNVPVLFGEKDLLKTIQLLPGVQSGGEGTSNFYVRGGGSDQNLILLDEATVYNASHLLGFFSTFNSDAIKDVQLYKGGIPSQFGGRISSVLDIAMMDGNQKRFSTEGGIGLIASRLKIEAPIVKDKSSFMISGRRTYADMFLKLSNDQDVNQSKLYFYDLNAKLNFKLNDKNTLYLSGYFGKDDLGYSDLFSFDWGNATATVRWNHIFNDKLFSNTSLIYSDFTYNVQVSSDDTDFSIASKILNWNLKQDFSYYANTNSTIRFGLNVLRQSIQPASLNASRSSNVNSITVDTRQGIDLAAYVSHEWKPLDRLSVIYGLRVNDFMVMGPGTFYDFDADGENTGETFYGTRVAKHYFNLEPRFSASFLLNDQSSIKASYNRIAQNLHQLTNTTSSLPTDQYVVSSLNIKPQIANQGAVGYFRNFMDNGYEFSMEAYYKYMQNQIDFRNGADLQANRLLEGELLFGIGRAYGLEWYFRKNVGKLNGWISYTLAKSERKFDEIDNGNWFSARQDRTHDLSVVGMYELSKSWTLGATFIFNTGNAVTFPSGKYEVDGRSMFYYTERNGYRMPNYHRLDLSATYEPRKANKRFNSSWTFGVYNAYNRRNAYIIDFRDSETTPNATEAYQVALFGIIPSVTWNFKF; this comes from the coding sequence ATGATAAGATTTATTGTTGTTGCAGCCTGCTTGCTGTGTAGTATGCAGGCCTTCGCACAAGACGTCGTACTTAGTGGGGTGCTGCGTGATGCGAATACGGGTGAAACGCTGATTGGAGCGGTTGTTTCCACGGAAAATAATGTACATGCCACCAGTACTAACGCTTATGGTTTTTTCTCGCTCTCACTTCCTTCAGGCATACATAAAATTCAGCTCAGTTATGTGGGCTATGAAACAAAGGTCGAAGAGCTGAACCTCCAAAGCAGCAGGCGCTTGAATGCCGAGCTTAAGCCTTTGGATAACCTTTTGGACGAGGTCGTTGTTTCGGCAAAAAAGAAAGATGGAAATGTGCGCGATGCGCAAATGGGGGCTTTCAATATGACGATGGAAGAGATCAAGAATGTGCCGGTGCTATTTGGCGAAAAGGATCTTTTGAAAACTATACAGCTCTTGCCTGGCGTGCAGAGTGGAGGCGAGGGCACCTCCAACTTTTACGTGCGTGGTGGCGGATCTGACCAAAATCTCATCCTATTGGATGAGGCTACAGTATACAATGCATCCCATTTACTGGGTTTTTTCTCGACATTTAACTCGGATGCCATTAAAGATGTGCAGCTCTATAAGGGCGGCATACCATCCCAGTTTGGTGGGCGTATATCATCGGTGCTGGATATTGCCATGATGGATGGCAACCAAAAACGGTTTTCCACGGAGGGCGGTATTGGCTTAATTGCTTCGCGCTTGAAGATCGAAGCTCCTATCGTCAAAGATAAGAGCTCTTTTATGATCAGTGGTCGACGTACCTATGCGGACATGTTTCTTAAATTGTCCAATGATCAAGATGTGAATCAGAGCAAGCTGTATTTCTATGATCTCAATGCCAAACTTAATTTCAAACTTAATGACAAAAATACCTTGTATTTGTCTGGGTATTTCGGGAAAGATGATCTTGGCTATTCCGACCTTTTTAGTTTTGATTGGGGCAATGCAACAGCAACGGTGCGTTGGAACCATATTTTTAATGACAAGCTGTTTAGCAACACGTCCCTAATCTACAGTGATTTTACGTACAATGTACAGGTGTCGAGCGATGATACCGATTTTAGCATTGCCTCCAAGATACTTAACTGGAACCTGAAGCAGGACTTTTCCTACTATGCAAATACCAATAGCACCATCCGTTTTGGCTTGAATGTATTGCGGCAGTCGATACAGCCTGCAAGTTTAAACGCATCGCGAAGCTCCAATGTGAATTCCATAACCGTGGATACGCGGCAAGGGATAGATTTGGCAGCTTATGTATCACATGAATGGAAGCCCTTGGATCGCTTATCGGTAATCTATGGATTACGCGTAAATGACTTTATGGTGATGGGGCCTGGAACATTTTACGACTTTGATGCCGATGGCGAAAATACGGGTGAAACGTTTTACGGAACACGTGTAGCCAAGCATTATTTCAATTTGGAACCCCGCTTTTCGGCCAGCTTTCTGTTGAATGATCAGAGTAGTATAAAGGCTTCATACAACCGGATTGCACAGAATTTACACCAACTGACTAATACAACATCTAGCCTGCCTACCGATCAATATGTGGTCAGCAGCCTGAATATCAAACCTCAAATAGCCAACCAAGGCGCTGTCGGATATTTCCGCAATTTTATGGACAATGGCTATGAGTTTTCTATGGAAGCCTATTACAAGTACATGCAAAATCAAATAGATTTTCGGAACGGAGCCGATCTGCAAGCCAACCGTCTTTTGGAAGGTGAGCTGCTTTTTGGGATAGGCCGCGCTTATGGACTAGAGTGGTATTTCCGGAAAAATGTAGGTAAATTGAACGGATGGATTAGCTATACCTTGGCGAAAAGTGAGCGTAAATTTGATGAAATAGATAATGGGAACTGGTTCAGCGCGCGGCAGGATCGCACGCACGATCTATCCGTGGTGGGCATGTATGAGCTTTCTAAAAGCTGGACGCTGGGCGCTACCTTTATATTTAACACCGGAAATGCAGTGACTTTCCCAAGTGGCAAGTATGAAGTAGACGGTAGGTCGATGTTCTATTATACGGAGCGCAACGGCTATCGTATGCCTAATTACCACCGTCTGGATCTGTCTGCAACCTACGAACCTCGAAAAGCAAATAAACGCTTCAATTCTAGCTGGACCTTTGGCGTTTACAACGCCTACAACCGAAGGAACGCTTACATCATCGATTTCCGCGACAGCGAAACGACACCAAATGCTACCGAAGCGTATCAGGTTGCCCTATTTGGTATTATTCCTTCGGTTACTTGGAACTTCAAATTTTAA
- a CDS encoding DUF4249 domain-containing protein: MKATFYLYIAAFFFVFTSCEEVIDIDLNDADPRVVIEAQLSDLATEQRIRVSKTVAFTESIGSRPVADAEVSVTDNRGRVYTFTYEDNGYYINRNFRPAAHRSYDLLVNVEGEVFEANCVMPPFVEVDSVGILEETLFGDPYYFATFKFQDPAGVANYYKYDVSINSAGFRFASAQNDKFNDGLYVTHQISDLDTDMLPGDSIVVRRYCIDRRVFDYWNEFQSTNPGTAAPGNPTSNISNNALGYFSVASVKEFGLRIPEEVITETEGN, encoded by the coding sequence ATGAAAGCAACATTTTATCTCTATATAGCAGCCTTTTTTTTCGTGTTTACTTCCTGTGAGGAAGTGATCGATATTGATCTCAATGACGCGGATCCGCGGGTGGTGATCGAAGCGCAGCTGTCGGACCTAGCTACAGAACAACGCATCCGCGTGTCCAAAACCGTAGCTTTTACAGAATCTATTGGCTCACGACCCGTAGCAGATGCAGAAGTTTCTGTAACAGATAACCGTGGCCGAGTATATACCTTTACCTACGAGGATAACGGTTACTATATCAATCGCAATTTTAGACCGGCAGCCCATAGGAGCTACGATCTGCTGGTAAATGTGGAAGGCGAGGTTTTTGAGGCTAACTGCGTTATGCCTCCTTTTGTAGAAGTGGATTCTGTAGGAATCTTGGAGGAAACGCTCTTCGGCGATCCCTATTACTTTGCTACATTCAAATTTCAGGATCCTGCAGGTGTGGCCAATTATTACAAATATGATGTTTCGATCAATAGTGCTGGATTTCGATTTGCTAGTGCCCAGAATGATAAGTTTAATGACGGTCTTTATGTAACCCATCAGATATCCGACTTGGATACGGATATGCTGCCAGGAGATAGCATCGTTGTTCGACGTTACTGTATCGATCGTCGGGTTTTCGACTATTGGAACGAATTTCAATCTACTAATCCGGGTACCGCGGCACCGGGCAATCCTACCTCCAATATTTCCAATAACGCATTGGGCTACTTTTCGGTGGCCTCTGTGAAAGAGTTTGGACTGCGTATTCCCGAGGAGGTAATCACGGAAACGGAGGGCAACTAG
- a CDS encoding polysaccharide deacetylase family protein has protein sequence MYFVNAPFFLRWFYRKVTFNKSRKDKKIYLTFDDGPIPEITPFILDTLAQYDIKATFFCVGENILKHPAIFQRMLEEGHSVGNHTHNHLRGWDTDDDAYIENIATCQKLTKTNLFRPPYARVKKSQLRQLYPYFEVIFWDVLSGDFNVNLSPEQCYRNVIKHSRNGSIIVFHDNIKAIPRVSYALPRVIDELLKRGFTFDQLETRVKA, from the coding sequence ATGTATTTTGTTAATGCGCCCTTTTTTTTGCGTTGGTTTTACCGCAAAGTCACGTTTAACAAATCGAGAAAGGATAAAAAAATATACCTTACTTTCGATGATGGCCCTATTCCGGAAATAACGCCCTTTATACTGGACACCCTTGCACAATATGATATTAAAGCGACTTTTTTCTGCGTGGGCGAAAATATCCTCAAGCATCCAGCTATCTTTCAACGTATGCTGGAAGAGGGACACAGCGTAGGCAATCACACGCACAACCATCTTAGAGGTTGGGATACAGACGATGATGCCTATATCGAGAATATAGCCACATGTCAAAAGCTCACAAAAACGAATCTATTTCGTCCCCCTTATGCTCGCGTAAAGAAATCGCAGCTTCGGCAGCTATACCCGTATTTCGAAGTCATTTTTTGGGACGTTCTCTCAGGCGATTTTAATGTCAACCTAAGTCCCGAACAGTGTTATCGAAATGTTATCAAGCACAGTCGGAATGGATCTATTATCGTTTTTCACGATAACATCAAGGCCATTCCACGGGTGAGCTACGCCCTACCACGTGTAATCGATGAACTACTAAAAAGGGGATTCACTTTTGATCAACTGGAAACCAGGGTGAAAGCCTAG
- a CDS encoding TolC family protein, translating into MIRKLSSCLFAWLVFVCFGCPVALAQLSLEHAIQTTLDRNLQIRQAQFGYQISEQTLYQSKSELYPNLSFGFNGGYNYGLIFDQTTGQLIRGSSNTSAGANIGSSVAVFQGFQKINQIKANKIQLSIDASEVDKIKNDLILSVVTNYLEAITNGELHEAAKQQVKLSREQLRQDSIQFAVGNKTVADLAQSENQVATDELSIMTSENAYELSLLNLKQLMEMSPDTIFTLEKPDIAEIMAEYAILSFDDVFEKALDTQPIVEQAGYNIALAKKNIDIAKGGYYPSITLSTGYGTNYSSQFLNMQTLNPLPFFTQFNRNKTFQSQLGVNVPIFNNNRTKVAVNKAKLSFLQAQTEDAITRRNLQKTIGQAILDLKFANKQYFTSQVAFNSSRVAFEAIKERYDVGMANSMEMFTAQTNMNRAEFDMIRRKYEMVFRGKVIDYYIGNPITFN; encoded by the coding sequence ATGATACGAAAATTATCGTCCTGTCTCTTTGCTTGGTTGGTTTTCGTCTGTTTTGGATGCCCCGTAGCTCTAGCGCAGCTGAGCCTAGAGCATGCCATACAGACGACACTCGATCGTAATTTGCAAATACGCCAAGCACAATTTGGTTATCAAATCAGTGAGCAGACGCTCTACCAATCCAAGTCGGAGCTTTATCCAAATCTGTCGTTTGGTTTTAATGGCGGCTACAATTATGGTTTGATCTTCGATCAAACGACAGGACAGTTGATTCGTGGTAGTTCGAACACTAGCGCCGGTGCTAATATAGGCTCTAGTGTGGCAGTGTTTCAGGGCTTTCAGAAAATTAATCAGATAAAAGCTAATAAAATTCAGCTATCCATCGACGCTTCTGAAGTCGATAAGATAAAGAATGATCTCATTCTTTCCGTTGTCACGAATTACTTGGAAGCAATAACCAATGGGGAGTTGCATGAGGCGGCAAAACAACAGGTTAAACTCTCTCGGGAGCAATTGCGACAGGATAGTATACAGTTCGCCGTCGGCAATAAAACCGTGGCCGATCTTGCGCAGTCTGAAAACCAAGTGGCTACCGATGAACTCAGCATCATGACTTCGGAGAATGCTTACGAGCTTTCTTTGTTGAATCTAAAACAGTTGATGGAGATGTCTCCTGATACAATTTTTACGCTCGAAAAGCCAGATATTGCGGAGATTATGGCCGAGTATGCGATTTTATCATTTGATGATGTGTTTGAAAAAGCACTCGATACACAGCCTATTGTGGAACAGGCCGGATATAACATCGCTTTGGCCAAAAAGAACATCGATATTGCCAAAGGTGGTTATTATCCTTCAATTACTCTATCTACGGGTTATGGTACAAATTATTCCTCGCAATTCCTGAATATGCAAACGTTAAACCCTTTGCCTTTCTTCACCCAATTTAATCGAAATAAAACCTTTCAGAGCCAACTGGGCGTCAACGTGCCGATATTTAATAATAACCGAACCAAGGTTGCGGTAAATAAGGCGAAGCTAAGTTTCCTGCAGGCGCAAACGGAAGATGCTATCACACGCCGGAATTTACAGAAAACCATTGGGCAGGCAATCTTGGATCTCAAGTTTGCCAACAAACAGTATTTTACCTCGCAGGTGGCATTCAATTCTTCGCGAGTGGCTTTCGAAGCGATAAAGGAACGATACGATGTGGGAATGGCTAATTCTATGGAGATGTTTACAGCACAAACAAATATGAACAGAGCGGAGTTTGATATGATACGCCGTAAATATGAAATGGTATTCCGAGGAAAGGTAATAGACTACTACATTGGCAATCCAATAACATTTAATTAA
- a CDS encoding efflux RND transporter periplasmic adaptor subunit: MAKKKSKLPIILVISAVVILTLVLLGNKFGWFGDGSVQKVAVNTVEEKTISELVSASGKVQPEFEVKLSSEVSGEIIELNVREGDRVKKGQVLCRVKPDLLQSSYDQVAAMVSQQKANLAMSQQVLKQQEASFVNVEAIYNRSLELFNKRVISASEMDKARADYEGARASLESQRQQVVASRFGVNQSQAQLQEAGNSLSRTTIYAPADGIISLLSIELGERVVGTAQMAGTEIMRIANMATMEVNVEVNENDINRVKVGNTATIEVDAFQGRKFKGVVTEISSSSTSTGTTTTTTTTAEQVTNFNVKVRIEPSSYDDLSAEDADSASPFKPGLSATVQIHTKSDKGLIVPIQAVTVRSDADKTDSTSTDADIKEYVFVLEGDAVKQVVVTTGIQDDSNIIVKSGLKKGQEVVSRPFNAISKTLKDGTKVKKVSANELK; this comes from the coding sequence ATGGCAAAGAAGAAAAGTAAACTTCCTATTATATTGGTGATATCCGCCGTGGTTATCCTGACTTTGGTCTTGCTGGGCAATAAGTTCGGATGGTTTGGCGATGGATCGGTACAGAAAGTAGCCGTCAATACGGTGGAGGAGAAAACGATATCGGAGTTGGTCTCGGCTAGTGGCAAAGTGCAACCGGAATTTGAGGTTAAACTGAGCTCGGAGGTGTCGGGAGAAATCATCGAGCTGAACGTTCGCGAAGGCGATAGAGTTAAGAAAGGACAGGTTTTATGTCGAGTTAAGCCCGATTTGTTACAATCTAGTTATGATCAGGTAGCCGCTATGGTGAGCCAACAAAAAGCAAATCTTGCCATGTCGCAACAGGTGCTTAAACAACAGGAAGCAAGTTTTGTAAACGTGGAAGCCATCTATAACCGAAGTTTGGAGCTGTTCAACAAGCGGGTGATTTCTGCTTCGGAGATGGACAAAGCAAGGGCGGACTATGAGGGTGCTCGGGCGAGCCTAGAATCACAGCGTCAGCAGGTGGTTGCATCCCGTTTCGGGGTTAACCAATCACAGGCGCAGTTGCAGGAGGCTGGAAATAGCCTGTCTCGAACGACCATTTACGCGCCAGCGGATGGTATTATCTCCTTGCTTTCTATCGAGTTGGGCGAGCGCGTCGTGGGAACTGCACAGATGGCTGGTACAGAGATTATGCGTATCGCCAATATGGCCACGATGGAAGTTAATGTCGAGGTAAACGAAAATGATATCAATCGGGTGAAAGTCGGTAACACGGCAACGATAGAGGTTGATGCCTTTCAGGGGCGCAAATTTAAAGGTGTCGTGACGGAGATTTCCAGTTCTTCCACATCTACTGGGACAACGACCACGACTACAACTACGGCTGAACAGGTGACTAATTTTAACGTTAAAGTACGCATCGAACCGTCTTCTTATGATGATTTAAGTGCTGAAGATGCGGATAGTGCTTCACCCTTTAAACCCGGGTTGTCCGCGACTGTTCAGATACACACTAAATCGGATAAAGGGCTTATCGTACCCATCCAAGCTGTGACTGTTCGTAGCGATGCGGATAAGACCGACTCCACCAGCACCGATGCAGACATTAAAGAGTATGTATTTGTATTGGAAGGAGATGCCGTTAAACAGGTAGTCGTTACTACCGGAATTCAAGATGATAGTAATATTATTGTTAAATCAGGACTAAAGAAAGGTCAAGAGGTGGTTTCTAGACCTTTTAACGCGATATCGAAGACATTAAAGGATGGAACTAAGGTAAAGAAAGTATCTGCGAATGAGTTGAAGTAG
- a CDS encoding helix-hairpin-helix domain-containing protein yields MKKLALLFKLTAHEQRGFVLLLCGIVLLQFLPLLHRVVFRSATALEPLVRLEELKAENAFDNKGVETVHVQADAPEQEHTYAITPFNPNDLSEERWRAMGFSDKQIRGIKNYERKGGRFRSAADVAKMYTISAKDFQRIAPFLRFNEELSVSNEQVVRKTNFVEKERVKILPLNINEADTLAWQTLPGIGPVLSSRIVKFRDLLGGFYNIDQVAEVYGITAETFEGFKTLLFLGKNAVKQLPINQLSEQELARHPYISARNARYIVRYREQHGALQSMEDLKKIYALDPDFLLKIEPYLQFN; encoded by the coding sequence ATGAAAAAGTTGGCTTTACTTTTCAAATTAACGGCGCATGAACAACGTGGTTTTGTGCTGTTGCTGTGCGGAATTGTCCTTTTGCAGTTTTTACCGTTGCTTCATCGTGTGGTTTTTCGCTCCGCTACGGCTCTGGAGCCCTTGGTTCGTTTGGAAGAATTGAAAGCGGAGAACGCTTTCGATAACAAAGGCGTGGAAACGGTTCATGTACAGGCTGATGCGCCAGAGCAAGAACATACCTATGCTATAACGCCTTTCAATCCTAACGATCTATCCGAAGAGCGATGGCGTGCGATGGGGTTTTCCGATAAACAGATTCGCGGTATTAAGAATTACGAGCGTAAAGGTGGCCGTTTTCGTAGCGCCGCGGATGTAGCTAAGATGTACACTATATCAGCGAAAGATTTTCAACGTATTGCACCGTTCTTACGCTTTAATGAAGAGTTGTCCGTATCGAACGAGCAGGTAGTGAGAAAGACGAACTTTGTGGAGAAAGAACGGGTAAAGATTTTGCCCTTGAATATTAATGAAGCCGATACCTTGGCATGGCAAACGCTCCCCGGAATAGGTCCTGTACTTTCTAGCCGAATAGTGAAATTTCGAGATCTATTGGGCGGTTTTTACAACATCGATCAAGTGGCTGAGGTATACGGCATAACAGCCGAAACATTCGAAGGATTTAAGACACTACTGTTTTTAGGGAAGAATGCCGTCAAACAATTGCCTATAAACCAGTTGTCGGAACAGGAGTTGGCTCGTCATCCCTATATCTCTGCGCGGAACGCTCGTTATATCGTTCGCTATCGAGAACAGCATGGTGCGTTGCAGAGTATGGAAGATCTAAAAAAGATTTATGCGCTAGATCCCGATTTTTTGCTTAAAATTGAGCCATATTTACAATTCAATTGA
- a CDS encoding adenine phosphoribosyltransferase — protein sequence MLEDRLKSVIRDIPDFPQPGIVFKDITPVLKDQELSSAIVDELAKRLEGMEIDAIAGVESRGFLFGMMLANKLGIPFIPIRKQGKLPAKTIAESYKLEYGQATIEIHEDAFVPGSRILIHDDLLATGGTVVAASKLVEKLEGVVVGYAFIISLDFLHSLGRLTRFSDNIIALARYA from the coding sequence ATGTTAGAAGACCGTCTTAAGTCCGTTATCCGGGATATTCCCGATTTTCCACAACCCGGTATTGTTTTTAAAGATATTACTCCGGTATTGAAAGATCAGGAATTGAGTTCTGCCATTGTGGATGAACTGGCAAAGCGATTGGAAGGGATGGAGATAGATGCCATTGCCGGTGTGGAAAGCCGTGGTTTTTTATTCGGAATGATGCTGGCCAACAAATTGGGTATTCCTTTTATTCCTATCCGCAAGCAGGGAAAACTGCCCGCTAAAACAATAGCCGAATCTTATAAATTGGAGTATGGGCAGGCGACGATCGAAATCCATGAAGATGCTTTTGTTCCAGGCAGCCGTATCTTGATCCATGATGATCTCTTGGCTACTGGTGGAACCGTGGTAGCGGCCTCAAAGCTTGTTGAAAAATTGGAAGGTGTAGTTGTCGGTTATGCTTTTATTATCAGTCTCGACTTCTTGCATAGCTTAGGGCGCTTGACACGCTTCAGCGATAACATCATTGCCTTGGCTCGTTACGCTTAG
- the gpmI gene encoding 2,3-bisphosphoglycerate-independent phosphoglycerate mutase produces MSNLENKRVALLILDGLGYGKDDNSNAVRAAQTPFLDHLLSSYPNARLEASGEAVGLPEGQMGNSEVGHMNLGAGRVVYQELGRINKAAKDGEFNHNAVIQGAFDYAKSQSKKVHFIGLLSDGGVHAHITHLKALCDAAQQAGLSNDQVFIHAFMDGRDTDPNGGLGYVQDLEAHLATSTGRVASAIGRYYAMDRDNRWERVKEAYDLLTKGVGTPTSNLQQAIEASYQNGVTDEFIKPIVVTDADGSPLATIQEGDVVFCYNFRTDRGREITIALTQESFPAYDMKPLSLHYVTMTSYDDTFKGVQVVFQKDNLSNTLGEVLSAQHKTQVRIAETEKYPHVTFFFSGGQEQEFEGERRLLIPSPKVATYDLQPEMSALGITEAICKDMQENKPDFICLNFANPDMVGHTGIFEAVIKAVETVDSCTKRVVETGLENGYSFIILADHGNSEFMVNEDGSPNTAHTTNLVPCVLIDRDFAQIKDGKLGDVAPTVLRLLGANIPAEMTGNVLV; encoded by the coding sequence GTGAGTAATTTAGAAAACAAAAGAGTAGCGCTATTGATCCTAGATGGTTTAGGATATGGCAAAGACGATAATTCAAATGCGGTTCGCGCAGCACAAACCCCGTTTTTAGATCATTTGTTGAGCAGTTATCCAAACGCTAGGCTGGAAGCGTCGGGCGAGGCCGTTGGTCTCCCTGAAGGACAAATGGGTAATTCTGAAGTTGGACATATGAACCTCGGCGCGGGTCGGGTGGTATATCAAGAACTGGGACGTATTAATAAGGCTGCTAAAGATGGTGAATTTAATCATAACGCCGTCATTCAAGGAGCTTTTGATTACGCCAAATCACAATCCAAAAAGGTACATTTCATTGGTTTGCTTTCAGACGGAGGAGTACACGCCCACATTACCCATTTAAAAGCGTTGTGCGATGCCGCGCAACAGGCGGGACTCAGCAACGACCAAGTGTTCATCCATGCATTTATGGACGGTCGTGATACCGATCCAAATGGCGGGCTGGGCTATGTTCAGGATCTAGAAGCACATCTTGCTACTTCGACAGGACGCGTGGCTAGTGCTATCGGCCGTTATTACGCTATGGATCGTGATAACCGCTGGGAACGCGTAAAAGAAGCATACGACCTACTGACAAAAGGCGTAGGAACCCCGACTTCGAACCTGCAACAAGCTATTGAAGCGTCGTATCAAAACGGTGTGACGGACGAATTCATAAAACCTATCGTCGTAACCGACGCCGATGGTAGTCCATTAGCGACCATACAAGAAGGAGATGTGGTATTTTGCTACAACTTCCGCACCGACCGTGGCCGTGAGATAACTATTGCCTTGACGCAAGAGTCGTTTCCAGCTTACGATATGAAACCACTATCGTTGCATTACGTTACGATGACTTCGTACGACGATACTTTCAAAGGTGTACAAGTTGTTTTTCAGAAAGACAATTTATCCAACACACTCGGAGAAGTATTGAGTGCACAACATAAAACGCAGGTGCGTATTGCCGAAACCGAGAAGTATCCACACGTGACGTTCTTTTTCTCCGGCGGTCAAGAACAGGAATTTGAAGGTGAGAGAAGGCTGTTGATTCCTTCGCCAAAAGTAGCGACCTACGACCTACAACCTGAAATGAGCGCACTGGGCATTACAGAAGCAATCTGTAAAGACATGCAGGAGAACAAACCGGACTTTATCTGTCTAAATTTTGCAAATCCTGACATGGTGGGCCATACTGGCATTTTCGAAGCTGTTATCAAAGCTGTAGAAACGGTAGATAGCTGCACCAAACGTGTCGTAGAGACAGGTTTGGAAAATGGCTATTCATTCATCATTCTTGCTGATCACGGAAATTCGGAGTTTATGGTTAACGAGGATGGGTCGCCTAATACGGCGCATACGACAAATTTAGTTCCTTGTGTACTTATCGACAGGGATTTCGCACAAATCAAAGACGGAAAACTTGGCGATGTAGCACCAACAGTACTTCGTTTACTTGGTGCCAATATTCCTGCAGAAATGACTGGTAATGTCTTGGTGTAA
- a CDS encoding DUF4783 domain-containing protein codes for MQGNLWSKGLMCSTCSGVLIGLLLLFYMPAYAWSTSFDEVVNEITMGLKTGNAKKVSSTFAGTVNLSVKRDEGSYTKFQAELLLDEFFRSNKIEQLKELQRVNNSSNSYIVFSLKSNKSTYRVFVKLAQTNTKFQVVEMRLE; via the coding sequence ATGCAAGGAAATTTATGGTCAAAAGGTTTAATGTGCAGCACATGTTCAGGTGTACTGATTGGCCTGTTGTTGCTTTTTTACATGCCTGCCTACGCTTGGAGTACCTCCTTCGATGAGGTGGTGAACGAGATTACGATGGGCCTGAAGACGGGCAATGCTAAAAAGGTAAGCAGCACATTTGCAGGCACGGTAAATCTTTCCGTGAAACGTGACGAAGGTTCCTACACCAAATTTCAAGCGGAGCTTCTGCTGGATGAATTTTTTCGATCTAATAAGATCGAGCAGCTTAAAGAATTACAGCGGGTGAATAACTCGTCGAACTCTTATATCGTGTTTTCTTTAAAATCGAATAAATCGACGTACCGTGTATTTGTGAAACTAGCACAAACCAATACAAAATTTCAAGTTGTGGAAATGCGTTTGGAGTAG